The following coding sequences are from one Achromobacter sp. B7 window:
- a CDS encoding NADP-dependent oxidoreductase — MTQSSSINRRIVLAARPHGEPTDNDFRLETGDVPQPGPGQVLLRTVYLSLDPYMRGRMSDAPSYAEPVQIGQPMVGGTVCRVQASNHPEFKAGEWVLAQSGWQDYAVSDGTGLLRLGAKPQHPSYSLGVLGMPGFTGYMGLLDIGQPKAGETVVVAAASGAVGAVVGQIAKIHGCKVVGIAGGADKCRYVVDELGFDDCLDHKAPDLAGRLARAVPQGIDVYFENVGGAVFDAVLPLLNPRARVPVCGLISAYNATSLPDGPDRLALLMRTILTKRLKVQGFIIFNEYAHRYGEFREAMEGLIAQGRIKYREDVVDGLENAPRGLIGLLKGENAGKRIVRVGPDE; from the coding sequence ATGACGCAATCCTCGTCAATCAACCGCCGCATCGTGCTTGCCGCACGCCCGCACGGCGAACCCACCGACAACGATTTCCGCCTGGAAACAGGCGACGTGCCGCAACCCGGCCCCGGCCAGGTGCTGCTGCGCACGGTCTACTTGTCGCTTGACCCCTATATGCGCGGCCGCATGAGCGACGCGCCTTCCTACGCCGAACCCGTCCAGATCGGCCAGCCCATGGTGGGCGGCACGGTCTGCCGCGTGCAGGCGTCCAACCACCCCGAATTCAAGGCCGGCGAATGGGTGCTTGCGCAGTCCGGTTGGCAGGACTACGCGGTGTCCGACGGCACGGGCCTGCTGCGCCTGGGCGCCAAGCCGCAGCATCCGTCGTATTCGTTGGGGGTGCTCGGCATGCCCGGCTTCACCGGCTACATGGGCCTTCTGGACATTGGGCAACCCAAGGCGGGCGAAACCGTGGTGGTGGCCGCGGCCAGCGGCGCGGTGGGCGCGGTGGTGGGGCAGATCGCCAAAATCCACGGCTGCAAGGTCGTGGGCATTGCCGGCGGCGCGGACAAATGCCGCTACGTGGTGGACGAACTCGGCTTTGACGACTGCCTGGACCACAAGGCGCCCGACCTGGCCGGCCGACTGGCGCGTGCCGTGCCGCAAGGCATCGACGTCTATTTCGAAAACGTGGGCGGCGCGGTGTTCGATGCCGTGCTGCCGCTGTTGAACCCACGCGCGCGCGTGCCGGTCTGCGGCTTGATCTCGGCCTACAACGCCACCAGCCTGCCCGACGGCCCCGACCGCCTGGCGCTGTTGATGCGCACCATCCTGACCAAGCGCCTGAAGGTGCAGGGCTTCATCATCTTCAACGAATACGCGCATCGCTATGGCGAATTCCGCGAGGCCATGGAAGGCCTGATCGCGCAAGGCCGCATCAAGTACCGCGAAGACGTGGTCGACGGGCTTGAGAACGCGCCGCGCGGCCTGATCGGCCTGCTCAAGGGCGAAAACGCGGGCAAGCGCATCGTGCGCGTCGGCCCGGACGAATAA
- a CDS encoding type 1 glutamine amidotransferase domain-containing protein — protein sequence MKILIVLTSHDTLGNTGRKTGFWLEEFAAPYYAFLDAGAEVTLASPKGGQPPLDPKSDDPDAQTDATRRFRQDAEAQRVLANTQRLADMQAADYDAVFYPGGHGPLWDLAEDTKSVALIETMLAAGKPVSAVCHAPGVLRHAKTADGKPLVQGRQVTGFTNSEEAAVQLTDVVPFLVEDELTRLGGVYSRGPDWQPYVICDGLLVTGQNPASSVAVAEALLERLKR from the coding sequence ATGAAAATTCTAATCGTGCTGACATCCCACGACACGCTGGGCAACACCGGCCGCAAGACGGGCTTCTGGCTGGAAGAGTTTGCCGCGCCTTATTACGCGTTTTTGGACGCGGGCGCGGAAGTGACGCTGGCCTCGCCCAAGGGCGGTCAGCCGCCGCTGGACCCCAAGAGCGACGACCCCGACGCCCAGACCGACGCCACGCGCCGCTTTCGCCAGGACGCCGAAGCCCAGCGCGTGCTGGCCAACACGCAGCGGCTGGCCGACATGCAGGCCGCAGATTACGACGCAGTGTTCTATCCCGGCGGCCACGGCCCGCTGTGGGATCTGGCGGAAGACACCAAGTCCGTTGCCTTGATCGAAACCATGCTGGCGGCGGGCAAGCCGGTATCGGCCGTGTGCCATGCGCCCGGCGTGCTGCGCCATGCCAAGACGGCCGACGGCAAGCCGCTGGTGCAGGGGCGTCAGGTCACGGGCTTTACCAATAGCGAGGAAGCGGCGGTGCAATTGACCGACGTGGTGCCGTTTTTGGTCGAAGACGAACTCACGCGTTTGGGCGGCGTGTACAGCCGTGGCCCGGACTGGCAGCCGTACGTGATTTGCGATGGCTTGCTGGTCACGGGGCAGAATCCGGCGTCGTCGGTGGCGGTCGCCGAGGCCCTGCTGGAGCGGCTCAAGCGCTGA
- a CDS encoding HD-GYP domain-containing protein gives MPPDVPLDSGSCEAALFAAMQARDPATGRHCDRVVALSVALAQACGLTQDEQRAVAVAARLHDVGKIGTPDRVLYAPHRLEKDDWDIMKAHATVGADILMHSDIPQRELIAQAVRHHHEHFDGSGYPAGLAHHAIPMLSRIISLADSYDALGDTRPYHPARSHAEIMAILHREAGAKCDPDLLRVFETMIQHSRLKVP, from the coding sequence ATGCCCCCAGACGTACCCCTAGATTCAGGTTCCTGCGAGGCCGCATTGTTCGCGGCCATGCAGGCGCGAGACCCGGCCACCGGCCGGCACTGCGACCGCGTGGTTGCCCTAAGCGTGGCGTTGGCCCAGGCGTGTGGTTTGACGCAAGACGAGCAGCGGGCGGTGGCGGTTGCCGCGCGCCTGCACGACGTGGGCAAGATCGGCACCCCCGACCGCGTGCTGTACGCCCCGCACAGGTTGGAAAAAGACGATTGGGACATCATGAAAGCGCACGCCACGGTGGGCGCCGACATCCTCATGCACAGCGATATCCCGCAGCGCGAGCTCATCGCGCAGGCCGTACGCCACCATCACGAACATTTTGATGGGTCCGGGTATCCCGCGGGGCTGGCGCACCACGCGATTCCGATGTTGTCGCGCATCATTTCGCTGGCGGATTCCTACGATGCGCTGGGGGATACACGCCCTTATCATCCGGCGCGCTCGCACGCTGAAATCATGGCCATCCTGCATCGCGAGGCCGGCGCAAAATGCGACCCCGACCTGCTGCGCGTATTCGAAACCATGATTCAGCACAGCCGGCTGAAAGTGCCGTAA
- a CDS encoding glycerol-3-phosphate dehydrogenase/oxidase, giving the protein MNQPLANVTPPDRNRLLSTLDNTPSWDVIVIGGGATGLGTAVDAASRGYRTLLIEGADFAKGTSSKATKLVHGGVRYLAQGNVSLVREALHERGLLNRNAPHLVWPLGFVVPAYNLFDQPFYGIGLKMYDMLAGKLNLAPSRWLSRRDTLANAPTLAEKVNGRGLKGGVLYYDGQFDDARLAMSLMRTLFDLGGTAVNYVRATGLTTSHGKVDGVTAQDVIGGASFSLRARCVINATGVWVDAVRRMEDKNAATMVAPSQGVHLTLPREFLPGNRAILIPKTDDGRVLFVVPWNGHTIVGTTDTPRGDLPLDPQAGAQDVDFILNTAARYLSRKPTRDDVTSVWAGLRPLVKATGEAATKQLSREHTILVSNAGLVTVTGGKWTTYRRMAQDVVDTAIQHQLLTQASCRTESLPLHGASGLAPSQEHAGTPDSYYGSDLATLKALPGAERMLVKASGLSEAHVRFAARFELARSAEDVLARRNRALFLDAEAAMLAAPEVARILAEELGHDAAWQQRTLQELAVVAATYRL; this is encoded by the coding sequence ATGAACCAACCCCTAGCCAACGTCACTCCGCCCGATCGCAACCGCCTGCTGTCCACCTTGGACAACACGCCGTCCTGGGACGTCATCGTCATCGGCGGCGGCGCCACGGGCCTGGGCACCGCCGTGGACGCGGCATCGCGCGGTTACCGCACGTTGCTGATCGAAGGCGCGGACTTTGCCAAGGGCACGTCCAGCAAGGCAACCAAGCTGGTGCACGGCGGCGTGCGCTACCTGGCGCAGGGCAACGTCAGCCTGGTGCGAGAAGCGCTGCACGAACGCGGCCTTTTGAACCGCAACGCGCCGCATCTGGTGTGGCCGCTGGGCTTTGTGGTGCCCGCCTACAACCTATTCGACCAGCCCTTCTACGGCATCGGCCTGAAGATGTACGACATGCTGGCGGGCAAGCTGAACCTGGCGCCCAGCCGCTGGTTGTCGCGCCGTGACACCCTGGCGAACGCGCCGACGCTGGCTGAAAAGGTCAACGGGCGCGGGCTGAAGGGCGGCGTGCTGTATTACGACGGCCAGTTCGATGACGCGCGCCTGGCGATGAGCCTGATGCGCACGCTGTTCGACCTGGGCGGCACGGCGGTCAACTACGTGCGCGCCACCGGCCTGACCACCTCCCACGGCAAGGTCGACGGCGTGACCGCGCAGGACGTGATCGGCGGCGCCAGCTTTTCGCTGCGCGCGCGCTGCGTGATCAACGCCACCGGCGTGTGGGTGGATGCGGTGCGCCGCATGGAAGACAAGAACGCGGCCACGATGGTGGCGCCCAGCCAGGGCGTGCACCTGACCTTGCCGCGCGAATTCCTGCCGGGCAATCGCGCCATCCTGATCCCCAAGACCGACGACGGCCGCGTGCTGTTCGTGGTGCCATGGAACGGCCACACCATCGTGGGCACCACCGACACGCCGCGTGGCGACCTGCCGCTGGACCCGCAAGCCGGTGCGCAGGACGTGGACTTCATCCTGAACACGGCGGCGCGCTACCTCAGCCGCAAACCCACGCGCGATGACGTCACCAGCGTGTGGGCGGGCTTGCGTCCGCTGGTCAAGGCCACCGGCGAGGCCGCCACCAAGCAGCTGTCGCGCGAGCACACCATCCTGGTGTCCAACGCCGGCTTGGTGACGGTGACGGGCGGCAAGTGGACCACCTACCGCCGCATGGCGCAGGACGTGGTGGACACCGCGATCCAGCATCAGTTGCTGACGCAGGCGTCGTGCCGCACCGAGTCCTTGCCGTTGCATGGCGCGTCCGGGCTGGCGCCGTCGCAGGAACACGCGGGCACGCCGGACAGCTATTACGGCAGCGATCTGGCCACGTTGAAGGCCCTGCCGGGTGCCGAGCGCATGCTGGTCAAGGCCAGCGGGCTGTCCGAGGCGCATGTGCGCTTTGCGGCGCGTTTTGAATTGGCGCGCAGCGCCGAAGACGTGCTGGCGCGTCGCAACCGCGCGCTGTTCCTGGACGCGGAAGCCGCGATGCTGGCCGCCCCCGAAGTGGCCCGCATCCTGGCCGAAGAACTGGGCCACGACGCGGCCTGGCAACAACGCACGTTGCAGGAACTGGCGGTCGTTGCCGCGACGTATCGGCTGTAG
- a CDS encoding DeoR/GlpR family DNA-binding transcription regulator gives MTLNPRQSALVEMVRAQGSATIEELAKRFDVTLQTVRRDVNILSEAGMLSRFHGGVRIEASTIENIAYRKRQGLHAAGKQRIAEAVARAVPDGCSLILNIGTTTEAIARALLRHRGLRVITNNLHVADILSDNPDCEVIVAGGVVRSRDRGIVGEATMDFIRQFKVDIGLIGISGIEADGTLRDYDFREVRVARTIIEQSREVWLAADSSKFKRQAMVELAHISQIDRFFTDAHPQEPLAQVLLDSGVRCEVAAAPHAANAAGAPDTSSTSNAAGAQDSTNTSAPNA, from the coding sequence ATGACACTGAATCCACGACAAAGCGCCTTGGTCGAAATGGTGCGAGCCCAGGGCTCGGCCACGATCGAAGAGCTTGCCAAACGTTTTGACGTCACGCTGCAAACCGTGCGGCGCGACGTCAACATCCTTTCCGAAGCCGGCATGCTGTCGCGCTTTCATGGCGGCGTGCGCATCGAAGCGTCGACCATCGAGAACATTGCCTACCGCAAGCGCCAGGGGCTGCACGCCGCCGGTAAGCAGCGTATTGCCGAAGCGGTGGCGCGCGCCGTGCCGGACGGCTGTTCGCTGATCCTGAATATCGGCACCACCACCGAGGCCATCGCGCGCGCCCTGCTGCGCCATCGCGGCCTGCGCGTCATTACCAACAACCTGCACGTGGCGGACATCCTGTCGGACAACCCGGACTGCGAAGTCATCGTGGCCGGCGGCGTGGTGCGGTCGCGCGACCGTGGCATCGTGGGCGAAGCCACCATGGATTTCATCCGCCAGTTCAAGGTCGATATCGGCCTGATCGGCATTTCGGGCATCGAAGCCGACGGCACGCTGCGCGATTACGACTTCCGCGAGGTGCGCGTGGCCCGGACCATCATCGAGCAATCGCGGGAAGTGTGGCTGGCGGCCGACAGCAGCAAGTTCAAGCGCCAGGCGATGGTGGAACTGGCGCACATTTCGCAGATCGACCGCTTCTTTACCGACGCGCATCCGCAAGAACCGCTGGCCCAGGTGCTGCTGGATTCGGGCGTGCGCTGCGAAGTGGCGGCGGCACCTCATGCAGCCAACGCGGCCGGCGCGCCCGACACTTCCAGCACGTCCAACGCGGCCGGCGCGCAAGACTCCACGAACACCTCGGCACCCAACGCTTGA
- a CDS encoding ABC transporter ATP-binding protein yields MQLTLDRIALRAGSQTHLTPMSLAPVPGAMTVLLGVTLAGKTSLMRIMAGLDRPTEGRVLVDGADVTGVPVRQRNVAMVYQQFINYPSMSVYDNIASPLTLRGEKDIGEKVRAMAARLHIDHLLARYPSELSGGQQQRVALARALVKDAPLILLDEPLVNLDYKLREELRDELSELFAEGRSTVVYATTEPGEALLLGGHTAVLDAGELLQYGPTAQVFHRPNSIRVARAFSDPPMNLFAARRTDAGFLLQGQLAVDRALPGNAGADITAGLRAGALDVEPRPGHISLPGVVKLAEISGSDTFVHASTAAGDVVAQLPGVHRYTLDERVQLYFDPAQTYAFDAGGALLAAPRQPAGAGEAA; encoded by the coding sequence ATGCAGCTGACCTTGGACAGGATTGCCTTGCGGGCTGGCTCGCAAACGCACCTGACTCCTATGAGCCTGGCGCCCGTGCCAGGCGCCATGACGGTGCTGCTGGGGGTGACCCTGGCGGGAAAGACGTCGCTGATGCGCATCATGGCCGGGCTGGACCGGCCCACCGAAGGCCGCGTGCTGGTCGATGGCGCCGACGTTACCGGCGTTCCGGTGCGCCAGCGCAACGTGGCGATGGTCTACCAGCAGTTCATCAATTACCCGTCGATGTCGGTCTACGACAACATTGCCTCGCCCTTGACGCTGCGCGGCGAAAAGGACATCGGCGAAAAAGTCCGCGCCATGGCGGCGCGGCTGCATATCGACCATCTGCTGGCCCGCTATCCGTCGGAATTGTCCGGCGGCCAGCAGCAACGCGTGGCGTTGGCCCGGGCGCTGGTCAAGGACGCGCCGCTGATCCTGCTGGACGAGCCCCTGGTCAACCTGGACTACAAGCTGCGCGAGGAATTGCGCGACGAGCTTTCGGAATTGTTCGCCGAAGGGCGCTCCACGGTCGTCTACGCCACCACCGAACCGGGCGAAGCCCTGTTGCTGGGCGGCCACACGGCGGTGCTGGACGCTGGCGAACTGCTGCAATACGGCCCCACCGCACAGGTATTCCACCGCCCCAACTCCATCCGCGTGGCCCGCGCCTTCAGCGACCCGCCCATGAATCTGTTTGCCGCGCGGCGCACTGACGCCGGTTTCCTCCTGCAAGGCCAGTTGGCCGTGGACCGCGCGCTGCCCGGCAACGCGGGCGCCGACATCACGGCGGGCCTGCGCGCGGGGGCGCTGGACGTGGAGCCGCGCCCCGGCCACATCAGCCTGCCCGGCGTGGTGAAGCTGGCCGAAATTTCCGGCTCGGACACTTTTGTACACGCCAGCACGGCAGCGGGCGACGTGGTGGCGCAACTGCCCGGTGTGCACCGCTACACGCTGGACGAACGCGTGCAGCTGTATTTTGACCCGGCCCAAACCTACGCCTTTGATGCCGGCGGCGCCTTGCTGGCCGCGCCGCGCCAACCCGCCGGCGCGGGGGAGGCGGCCTGA
- a CDS encoding ABC transporter ATP-binding protein, protein MAQIELDLSHSYVADPKADDDYALLPLTFTFRDGGAYALLGPSGCGKTTLLNCVSGLLRPSHGRILFDGKDVTAKSPQARNIAQVFQFPVVYDTMTVADNLAFPLRNRGVPPERIRERVGRIAEMLEMSHVLDRRASGLTADAKQKISLGRGLVRSDVSAILFDEPLTVIDPQLKWELRRKLKEIHHEFKLTLIYVTHDQTEALTFADQVMVMARGRAVQVGSADDLFQRPAHTFVGHFIGSPGMNFLPAQWRDDALWVGHTRVPGAAPQLATKLAGTGAIKLGVRPEYLRVEQANAPGALAMRVDRVQDVGTYTLLVADFEGTPVRARLGSNIVPVAAGGTVWLSVLNPHTCFYRDEVLIP, encoded by the coding sequence ATGGCGCAGATCGAGCTGGACCTTTCCCATTCCTATGTGGCCGACCCCAAGGCCGATGATGACTACGCGCTGCTGCCGCTGACCTTCACCTTTCGCGATGGCGGGGCCTATGCCTTGCTGGGGCCGTCGGGCTGCGGCAAGACCACGCTGCTGAACTGCGTGTCGGGCTTGCTGCGGCCGTCGCATGGGCGCATTTTGTTCGACGGCAAGGACGTTACCGCCAAGAGCCCGCAGGCGCGCAACATCGCGCAGGTGTTCCAGTTTCCCGTGGTCTACGACACGATGACGGTGGCGGACAACCTGGCGTTTCCGTTGCGCAATCGGGGCGTGCCACCCGAGCGCATCCGCGAACGCGTGGGCCGCATCGCCGAAATGCTTGAGATGTCGCATGTGCTGGACCGCCGTGCCAGCGGCCTCACGGCCGATGCCAAGCAGAAGATTTCGCTGGGTCGCGGGCTGGTGCGCAGCGACGTGTCGGCCATTCTGTTCGACGAACCCTTGACGGTGATCGACCCGCAGCTGAAGTGGGAACTGCGGCGCAAGCTCAAGGAAATCCATCACGAATTCAAGCTGACACTGATCTACGTGACGCACGATCAGACCGAGGCGCTGACCTTTGCCGACCAGGTGATGGTGATGGCGCGTGGCCGCGCCGTGCAGGTCGGCAGCGCCGACGACCTGTTCCAACGGCCGGCGCATACCTTTGTCGGGCACTTCATCGGTTCGCCGGGCATGAACTTCCTGCCCGCGCAATGGCGCGATGACGCGCTGTGGGTCGGCCACACGCGCGTGCCAGGCGCCGCGCCGCAGCTTGCGACAAAGCTGGCGGGCACGGGCGCCATCAAGCTGGGCGTGCGCCCCGAATACCTGCGGGTGGAGCAAGCCAACGCGCCGGGCGCGCTGGCCATGCGCGTCGACCGCGTGCAGGACGTGGGCACCTACACCTTGCTGGTGGCCGATTTTGAAGGCACGCCCGTGCGCGCCCGGCTGGGCAGCAACATCGTGCCGGTGGCCGCCGGCGGCACCGTCTGGCTGTCGGTGCTGAACCCGCACACCTGTTTTTATCGCGACGAGGTGCTGATCCCATGA
- a CDS encoding carbohydrate ABC transporter permease produces MKPIDHRAWFLVLPVVLCVAFSAILPLMTIVNYSVQDIISPERRVFVGTEWFAAVLQDEELHGALFRQIGFSLAVLAIEIPLGILLALSMPAGGWRASAVLVIIALSLLIPWNVVGTIWQVFGRTDIGLLGATLSWLGVDYNYTGNDVDAWVTVLVMDVWHWTPLVALLCYAGLRAIPDAYYQAARIDGASRLAVFRYIQLPKMRGVLMIAVLLRFMDSFMIYTEPFVLTGGGPGNATTFLSQYLTQKAVGQFDLGPAAAFSIIYFLIILLLCFILYNWMQRAGTAGSADEEATHA; encoded by the coding sequence ATGAAGCCTATCGATCACCGGGCCTGGTTCCTGGTTCTGCCCGTGGTGCTGTGCGTGGCGTTCTCGGCCATCCTGCCGTTGATGACCATCGTCAACTATTCGGTGCAGGACATCATCTCGCCCGAACGCCGCGTGTTCGTCGGCACGGAGTGGTTTGCCGCCGTGCTGCAAGACGAAGAACTGCACGGCGCCTTGTTTCGCCAGATCGGGTTTTCGCTGGCGGTGCTGGCCATTGAAATCCCGTTGGGCATCTTGCTGGCGCTGTCCATGCCGGCCGGCGGCTGGCGCGCGTCGGCCGTGCTGGTCATCATTGCGCTGTCGCTGCTGATTCCGTGGAACGTAGTGGGCACCATCTGGCAGGTGTTCGGCCGCACCGACATCGGGCTGCTGGGCGCGACGCTGTCGTGGCTGGGGGTGGACTACAACTACACCGGCAACGACGTGGACGCCTGGGTGACGGTGCTGGTAATGGACGTGTGGCACTGGACGCCGCTGGTAGCGCTGCTGTGCTATGCGGGCCTGCGCGCCATTCCCGATGCCTACTACCAGGCCGCGCGCATCGACGGCGCGTCGCGGCTGGCGGTGTTCCGCTACATCCAGCTGCCCAAGATGCGCGGCGTGCTGATGATTGCCGTGCTGCTGCGCTTCATGGACAGCTTCATGATCTACACCGAACCTTTCGTGCTGACGGGCGGCGGCCCCGGCAACGCCACGACGTTCCTGTCGCAATACCTGACGCAAAAGGCCGTGGGCCAGTTCGACCTGGGCCCCGCCGCGGCGTTTTCGATCATCTACTTTTTAATCATCCTGCTGCTGTGCTTCATCCTCTACAACTGGATGCAGCGCGCGGGCACGGCCGGCAGCGCCGACGAGGAGGCGACCCATGCGTGA